AAGGGGTTCACATATACCCCGACAATCTGGTCACAGTGCTTTTTTAAGACATCAACGGGAAAGTTGTTCAAAACACCCCCGTCAACATAATAATCTTCTTTGATTTTTACGGGCGCAAAAACTCCAGGAAAGGCAGCCGATGCCAATACGGGGCGTATCAGTTCGCCGCTGTGAAAAATTTGTAAGTTGCCATTCAAGATATTGGTGGCGGTTACAAAGAGAGGTTTCTTCAATTGCCCAAAATCGTCATGGGGCAGATAGTGCAAAAACCGATCATAAAATTTTTCAGTATCGACAAAGCCTGGCTTTTTAAGGGCATAGTTGTTGATCCTGAATAACTGTACGGTCTTGAAAAAGTCAAGTATTTCCTCCCAATGGCAGCCACCTGCATACAAAGCGCCCACAATGGCACCCGCACTGGTGCCCGCAATATAAGTGGGGTGAATATTGTGTTCTTCCAATGCCTTGATGGCTCCGATATGGGCTATGCCCCGAAACCCGCCGCCCGAAAGTGCCAAACCTGTGTTCATGTGCTATCCATGTCTTTTGAATCATTAAGAAGCGTATCAAAAATATCCCATCTTAAAAAGGTACGATATGACCGTGGTCATTTATTGGCACAATTCGCAGCCCTACATTTATATAAAAATTACATGGACGATATTGGTGTATATCTGTTCGGTAAAGAATCGTTGCTGGCGTTTTTAATCGTACCGACTTTGGCCGTTTTGGCAGGTATCCTTATAAGTTGGATACTGCTTGCGCTGTTACGGTTTTATCAGAAAAAAAGTCCCTCGGTGCTCAAGCAACAATTGCTGCAACGCCTGAAAAGGCCATTGTTCCTTTTGATTCCGTTGTTGTTTCTGCGCCCCGTAATATCCTATTTTGAATTGGGCGTGTTCTGGCAAAAGCTGCTCGAAGCGTTCATCATTTTTGGTTTTGCGTGGATTTTGATCGGATTGGTACTGGCCATCGAGGAGGTGGTAAAACAGAAGTTTGAAATCGACAGGGCCCATGTGGCGAGCGAGCGCAAGGCATTGACGCAGTTACGGTTTTTGAAGAGCATTGCGATGGTCGTCATCATCACCATTGCGGTTTCGGTGGTCTTGTGGAACATTCCCAGCGCACGGCAGGTGGGCAATACCATTCTCACCTCGGCCGGTGTGGCCGGCATTATTGTGGGCGTAGCGGCGCAAAAGTCCATCTCTAATCTCATCGTAGGGTTTCAGATGGCCTTTACCCAAGCCCTTAAAATCGATGACGAGGTGGTCATAGAGGGCGAGTTTGGCAATGTTGAAGACATAACCCTCACTTATGTGGTGGTGCGCACTTGGGATTGGCGGCGGCTTGTACTGCCATTGAACTATTTTAACGACAAGCCGTATGTCAACTGGACATTCAACTCGCGCCCGCTCATTGCCAGTGTGCATCTGTATGTCGATTACACTTTGCCCGTTGACGAGCTTAGGGCCAAATTGATGGATGTTTTGAACGCCGATAAAAGATGGGACAATAATATTGCCGACCTAGAGGTGACCGATACCAATAACCGAACCATGCAGGTTCGAGCCACTTTCAGTGTCAGAAACGCATCAGACGCTTGGAGGCTGCGCTGCAAGGTAAGAGAGGTGTTGGTGGCCTTTATTAAAGAGAATTACCCAGGTGCCCTGCCCAAATTAAGAAGAACGGACGCATCATGAATGGTTCTCTAAATTGATACATGCAATTAGCCAATTTTGAAGATGGATACGTTGAACAACCTTGAACTTTTTGAGGCCTTATTCGAGGCAGCGCCCGAGGGTATTTTGGTCTTGGATGACCAAGGGGCCGTCAAAAGGGCGAATGCCACCGCCGAATGGGTTTTTGGATATACGGCTGAAAAAATAAGGCAAAAAAACATAGACGACTTGGTTCCGGGTCTGTGGGCGAAAATTCATAAAAACCAGAAAGGATCAAATAAAGACTCCGCATTAGAAAAGATCGAGAACAGTACTTCAACATGGGGAAACAAAGTGGATGGCAGTCAGTTTCCCCTTGAGGTCAAATGGGCTTTCAAGACGATTGATGACAAGCGGTTCGTTCTTGTTTTTGTCAGGGACATCACCGCCGAAGAATTGATGGGCCGAGAACTCCGTTCAAAAGAGACCAAGAACAAGGCCCTTTTGGAAGCCATTCCCGATATGATGTTCATCTTGAACCTAAAGGGTGATTTCATCGATGTCCATATCCCTGAACATAACGAAACATTCATTTCCGGGGCAGGAATAATCGGTACGAACATAAAAAAGCTATTTCATCCAAATCTTTACCGTGACCTGTACGATTGCTTCGAAAACACGGCAAAGACAAAAGAAAACCAAAAGGCCGAGTTTCGAGTCGATAAAAACGGCCTGAAAGATTACGAGATAAGGTTTGTGCCCATGAACAACCACAATATCATGGGTATTGTACGCGAGATAACCGCAGCCAAACAGGCCGAAAACAAACTACGGCAAGAAAAAAACAAACTGCAACATTATCTAGACACTGCTGCCTCAATGTTCGTGGTCATCAACAAAGATGGCACCATAGAATTGGTCAACAAAAAAACCTGTGAGGTGTTGGGCTATGAACAAGAAGAACTTATTGGGAAAGAATGGTTCAAGACCTGCTTGCCCAAAGACGAACAAAAGCCTGTCAGGAATGTTTTTGAACGGATAATCCATGGGGAAATTCCTTTGGAGGAATATTATGAAAACCACGTGATTACCAAACAGGGAAAAAAACCTTTGATACGATGGCGAAACGCCATTTTGACCGATGACAGTGGCCAGGTCGCCGCAACGCTGAGTTCTGGCATTGACATAACGACCCAAAAGCAGACAGAAGAAGAACTGCGGGCCAGTGCGGCCAAGAACCATGCACTTTTAGAGGCCATACCTGACCATATTCTGGTTGTCAATGCCAAAGGCAAATATCTTGATTTTTATGAGCCCAACGACCCCGGCCATGTATATCTACCAAAAGAGCAAGTAGTGGGCCGCAACATGAAGGATCTACTGCCCCAAGATCTTTATGTAAAACTTAAAAGAACTATCGACCAAACACTTAAGACCAAAGAAAACCACAAGGTTGAATATGCCCTTGCACGCAACGGAGAGTTAAGGCAATACGAGACCAGTATCGTGTATTTACAAAAAGACCAGGTATTGGCCATGGCCCGCGATATAACTGAAAAAAAGAAAGCCGCTAAAGACCTCAACATTCGAAACAGGGCACTTGATGCGGCCGGTAACGGCATCTTGATCGTCGACGCCCAAAAACCCGATCAGCCCATTATTTACTGTAACGATGCTTTTCAAAAAATAACGGGCTACTCAAAAGATGAGGTTTTAGGAAAGAATTGTCGCTTTTTACAGAACGATGACCGTGACCAAGAGGCAGTTGCCATAATGCAATCGGCCATTGCCAAAGGGAAAGGTTGCCAAGTAGAGCTTCGCAACTATAAAAAGGACGGCACCTTGTTCTGGAACCAATTGACCATTACCCCAGTGCATGATGAAGCTGGAAAACCCACCCATTTCATCGGGGTACAGAACGACGTCACCGACCGCAAACAAGATGAACAACTTAAAGACGAAGTACGACAAATATTGGAGCTGGCCACCAAGAACAAGCCCTTGAGGGAGATAGCCATAGAGATTATCAACGGTATCGAAACGTACGTAGAAGAATGTTGTGCATCGATCCTATTGTTGAAAAAAGAGAGCGGCACCCTTCATATACTTATGGCACCAAACGTGCCCAAAGCCTTCAGCGAGGGTATCGAAGGACTAGAGATAGGTCCAAAAAAAGGATCTTGTGGCACTGCTGCTTTCTTAAAAAAGGAAATCATCGTAGAAGATGTGGCAAACGACCCCCTGTGGGAAGCATACAAAAACCTGGCCCAACAGAGCGGCATCAAGGCCTGTTGGTCGCTGCCCATTTATTCATCTATCGGTGACGTATTGGGCACTTTTGCCGTATATGGAAAACGCAAGGGCAAGCCCAAAAAAAAGGAACTCGAAATCGTGAAAGACATGGCCCGACTCACAGGTCTCGCCATAGAGCACCATGTGGTCAAGCAAGATCTTGAAATAAGCCAAAAAAAGCTGGAGGAATATGCCAATACCTTAGAGCTAAAAGTATCTGAGCGCACCAAAGAACTCAGAGAGACCGTAAAGAAGTTGGTTGAGGCCAACTTACGATCAAGAGAACAGACCGCACTTGCCAAGGCCTCTGAACAAAAGGCCAGAACCAATTATGAAATATTCTCCGCTATCGCCAAAAACTTTCCCAAAGGAATCATCATTGTTTTTAATGCAAACATGGAAATCGTATATATAGAAGGAGAAGAATTACAGCGGATAGATTTGAAAAAGGCCGATTTTGAGGGCAAGCAAATAGATGATATCGACATTTTTTCTGAAAGACGGATGGGCAGAATAAAAAGTGATATCGAAAAGACGTTGAGCGGTAAACACCTTTCTTTTGAAATTGAATTCGGAACTGAAATTTACGCCGTAAACTCTGCCCCCATGTACGCACAAAAAGATGCAGTGTGGGCCCTTTTCGTCTATAGTAATATTACCGAGCAGAAACAGGTCGAAATAGAAATACGCAACACCTTGCAAAAAGAGAAGGAACTCAGTGAATTGAAGTCGCGCTTTGTATCCATGGCCTCTCACGAGTTCAGAACACCTTTGAGCGCTATACTTTCTTCGGCCATATTGATTGAAAAACAGAATACCCCTGACAAGGCCGAAAAAAGATTGAAGTATATCGATCAGATCAAGACCAATGTCCGTAACCTTGTGGTGATACTGAACGATTTTCTCTCTTTGGGCAAATTAGAGGAAGGCAAAATAATAAGCCAACCAGAAAGCTTTGACCTGTTACTCATGACAAGATCGTTGGTAGAAGAAATTACTGCCGACAAAAAAGAGGTACAACAGATTGTGCTGCATCACCAAGGAAATTCCACGTCAGTGTTTTTAGATCCAAAACTGATGCGGCACATTCTGATCAACCTCTTGTCGAACGCCATGAAGTACTCCAAAGAGAATACCACGATTACCCTCACCATCATTTGGGAAGACAATACGGTATCGGTGCGCATAAAAGATGAGGGCATGGGTATTCCCAAGGCCGAACAAGAGCATCTATTCGAGCGTTTCTTCAGGGCACGCAATGCAGAGAACATACAGGGCACGGGCCTTGGTTTGCATATTGTAAAACAATACACTGAACTTATGGGGGGCACGGTAAGCTTCACAAGCGAAGAGGGCAAGGGAACAACCTTCACCTTAGATTTTCCGATTGGGTGACGGTCTGAAAGGTAGAGCAAAATCGGCTGCCCATAGGGATAAAAATTTATGAACGATGAAAAAGATACTCATTATCGAAGACAATACCGATGTACGCGAGAATATGGCCGATATACTAGAGTTGGCCAACTACAGCATCGCCACGGCAGAAGACGGTGAAATTGGGGTTGCCAAGGCACGTGAGCTGCACCCCGATTTGATCGTATGTGACATTATGATGCCCAAACTTGATGGTTATGGCGTTCTTGAAGAACTGAACAGACATGAAGATACTGCAGGCACCCCGTTCATTTTTTTGACGGCCAAATCTGAAAAGACCGAAGTGCGAAAGGGCATGAACCTAGGGGCAGACGATTATTTGACCAAGCCTTTTGAAGAGCATGAACTATTGCAGGCCATCGAATGTAGAATACAAAAGCGTGAATTTTTGCGCAAGCAGGTCAGAAAAGACATTGAAGGCATACACCGTTTTTTGGAGGATGCCTCAGATTATCTCAATATCGAAAACATTTCAAAGACCTACCATCAAAAGAACTATGAAAAAAAAGAGTTTCTATTTATGGAAGGCGATGCGGCCCACACACTCTTTTTTGTGCAGAGTGGGGTGGTAAAGACCTACAAATCGACCGAATCGGGCAAAGAATTGGTGACTGGCCTGCACAAGGCCGGCGATTTCATAGGGCAACTTTCGCTATTGAGCCCTGATGGCAAGTATTTAGAGACTGCCACAATTCTGGAAGATGCAGAGATTTTCGGCATTCCGAAACAACAATTCACCCAGCTCATATACGGTAACAAAGAGGTGGCCCAAAAGTTCATAGGGCTTATTTCGAACAATCTGATAGCGGTGCAGGAACAATTGGTCGATATGGCCTATGCCTCGGTACGCAAGCGGGTGGCCAAGGCCCTTTTGACCATGCAGAACAAGGGCATCATCAAAAATGGTTCTGATGAGGGGCTTGACATTCCACGGGAAGATTTTGCCGGAATGGTCGGCACGGCCACCGAGACCGCCATCAGAACCCTGACCGATTTCAGGGAAGAGGGCCTCATTGCCATGGGAAAAGCGCGCCGCATCATTTTATTGAACAAAGAGGGGTTGCGGCACATTGCCGATTTCGGATAGAAAGTTTGATATTACTCTTCCAAGGCTTCGGCAGAACGCCTTTTTCTGAACAAATGCGTGATTTTTTTGGCTGCCAAGGCAATCATGAAATTTTTCAAGACGCCCGTAGTCTGCACAAAAACCTGTAAGGGCAGTAAACGGGCCTTGGCCTTGGCAAGGTGAAGTTTAAGGTTTTCCCTATCGATTTCACGTTGCAGCCTCAATATTTTTAGCCGTTTATCGATTTCATCAAAAGAACGGTACCTTGTACTATCGGCCATGGCTAATCAAAATAAAATTCTGAAAATCTTCTGAGCAAGGGGCCGTTCAAGCGATTCCTGAACAGATAACAGAGCAGGGCCACCAAAACATAGAAGCCACCGACCATGAGAAACCCATGAAAGGTGTTCTGCAACAATTGCCCAAGTCCGAAGGCCGCGGCGAACGACAGTAACAGCAAGGCCAAAAAAACCGTGGCCCCCACCAATAAGGTCTGGGCAAGCGAAGCCACCGATTTCATGAAGACCTGAAATATCTTGAGCTCTATATATTCTTCGCTATGTTTTAGATAAGACCTCATGTCGGCTTCTGCCTCCATGAGGTCGCTTTTGAGTTCTTCGAAAGCCATAACCGGTCATTTCTGCAATTGGGCGTTCTTTTTTTTGAGATCTTCCAATTTGCGTTCCAATGAGGCGATGATGTCATCTGCCTTATAGCTCATGGTCGAAATGGCTTCGTCGAGTTTTCGGTCGAACGCATCTTTCTTCTCCGCGGCCGTTTTGGTAAGTTCTTCTTTGGCGTGAGAAAGGCGTTCTGTGATTTCATGAGTGGTATCTTCTACCTTACGCTTGATCTTCCTACGGGTTTTCTTACCCTCATCGGGGGCATAGAGAATACCGACGCCCGCCCCGATGGCGGCACCGGTCAATAGTGCCAGTAAAATGCTGCCTGTATTGCTTGTCATGATTACAAATTTTAAGGATTAATGCTAAACTGTGACCAAGGTAAGGCAGACATCTTTTTTTGAAAATGATCCCAATCAGTCCGATAGAAAAAAAGTGCTGCAATGCGCTATCCGACATACAGAAACAATGGTTTTCACTTACAGGAATGGTTTTTTTAAGATGTTTGACCACAGAGGGGCTATACTTTGGCATCAATGCTGAGTCGGTTATCGACATCGCTGACCCCAGGTGCTTTCAGGGCGGCTTTCTCTGCCTCTTCTTTTTCTCTGAGGGAATGTACCGACCCGGTAAGTCTGACAGTGCTGTTTGCCACTTCTATTTCAACGTTGCCGGCATCGATGATCGCAGACCTGACAAATGCTTTCTCTATGCCTTGTTTTACATCTGATGGGGAAACTTTGTGCGACACCTGGATCAAGTTCAATACACCTTTCACACCCAATAGATGCTCAACGGTACGTTTGGCCGATTTTCGCTGGTAGGCCCAAGGCACCGTGCCTGAAAGTGTAATTTTGCCATCTTCAACCTCTACCATAAGGTTGTCTGTCGGTACCGAGGCGTTCCACTCCAAGGCATTGATGGCGGCCCTTGCTATTTCTTGATCGGTCTTTTTTAGTTCATCGCCACTGATCACTTGTATGTCTTCTGCAACACCCTTTACACCACGTACCGATTTTGCCGCTCTCTCGGCCGCAGTTTTGTTGTAATATTTGTCGGTAATGCCATTTAGGGTCACCACCCCGTCTTTGACTATGACTCCGATCTGGGTTTCGTCGATATCGGGCATCCAAGCGAGCTCATCCAAAATATCCCGCTTTATTTCTGCATCTGTTCTCATCGCATGTTATTTGGTCAAGGGTACTTTATTACAGATAGATTTATTGGAGTAGGCAATTTTTATGCTTTCATTTTTTAGAGGGCAATACCTAATTTTACATCACGAAACGCTGACATGTTCTTGTAAAAGGTCATCCAGTTTTTCACTGGATTTTTTCTGGCTTTTGGCATGTGCGTTGAAATCTGACCAAGGGTCGCCCTTTTTCTTTAATCGCTGAAAAATGGAGTTGATGTCAAAGCTTTGGGCATTGAGTTTTTTATTGTCAAGTTCGCTCCAGTACAAGGGGGTGGCCACAGGTGCTCCTTTCAAGGCCCTTACCGAAAATGGCGCAATTGCCGTCTGGGCATACGCGTTTCTCAGGTAATCGACAAAGAGTCTGTTCTTTCGGTCTTTTTTTCTGATGGCTGTGGTGAACTCTTTGGGGTTTCTTCGGCAGAGGTAGTCGGCCACTCTCTTGGCAAATTCACGGGTCTCGTCAAAATTTTGGGTGCCGTCTAAGGGTGCGGCTATGTGAAGCCCCCTTGACCCCGTGGTCATCACAAAAGTATGCAGCCCCATCTTCTGTTCAAGCAGGTCGTGAAGTGCCTTGGCCGCCTTTATCACCAAAGAAAAGTTGCCGTTAGGCGGATCTAGATCAAAAACCAGTTTATCAGGATAGTCCAGCCTATGCACTTTGCCAAGCGTCACGTGAAACTCGATGACATCTTGATTGGCAAGGTACGCCAAGGTTTCTTTGTTGTTGCAAAGCACTTGGTTGAGCCATCCATCTTCTTTTTTTACCCTTGCGGTCTGTATCCAGTTCGGAAAATGATCTGACGCATTTTTTTGATAAAAGCCTTCTTGGTCTATGCCGTCAGTGAAACGTCTCATGGTCAACGGGCGGTCTTTCAAATAGGGCAGCATATAGTCTGCAATACGTTCGTAATACCCCACTATTCCGCTTTTGGGGATCCCTGAAGCGGGAAAGAGCAGCTTGTCGCCATGGGTCAGTGTTATTTTAGGGTTTTCCTTTTCCATGATATCCAAAACTAACACAGTTGCCAAATTTTCTAAATGATGCACATCAGCCATGTAAATTTTAACAGTTCATTTTTCCCCTATGGTACGTAACAATGAACTCATCTTGGGTTCAATACATTTCAGACTGACCCACATCATTTGATAAGACATTCACAACACCCATATTTATGCCCATTGTAATTAAACAGAATACCATGCAAAAGACCATGAGACAAGAAAAGGGCAAAGCCTTTCATGAGAGGGTTGCAGCGGCTTTTGCCGACCTGAAACGATTAAAGGCCGAGGGCAATGATAAGGCCTTCAACGAACGATTGCTCGAGATTTTGCCCGCCGTGAAAAATTATTTGGGCAGCAGGCTCAACAATGCCTTGCGAAAGGGAATTATCCCAAGGGGAAAGTATAGGGCAGATGATTTCTTGGACGAGCTTTTTTTGGAAGTCTTTGAACACTTTGATGAGGTATCTGACAAATCAGACCTGCATCCCTGGCTTTTCAAAAAGGCCGATGCACTTTTTGAAGATAAGTTGGTAGAAGAGGAATTCGATGCGGTGTTCTTCGAGAACATCCACAAATATTCGCAACTCGAATGGCAGGCCATGGAAGAAGAGTTCAGCACCGATGGCGATGGCGACCTTGTCATGCTAGAAGAATTGGATGACATCTCGTACAAAAGGCACGACTACTTGCTTAAAAATATTTTTCTAGAAGACGATAAAAAAGACCTGATGGCCAAACTTGACCACCAGTTTGACAAAGATGCCATCGCCAGACATGTCGATCTCGTACTGAACCGTATGCCCGAACACATGCAGACCGTATTTCAACTTCATATTGAACAAAGGTTTGGGGCAGGTGAGATCGCCTTAATCAAAAGTCTTGCCGTTGCCGAGGTCGAACAGCTCTTAAGTGAGGCCAGACAGCGTCTTGAGAAAAGTCTATACTATCGATACTTGATTGACAACACTTAAAAAATATACTATGAACACTATGAATTCAAACCCCAAGACCGATTTCTTGCTCGGTGCGGGATTGGACATTCTGCACCAAGAAAGCAACGAATGGCTCGATACCATTGCCTTTTGGAAAGATGAAACAAGGTTTTTCGCCAAGCTGCTACAAAAAAAGAAAATCAAGAACGGTACAGAACCCGAATATGCAAAAATGCTTGATAATCTTGACAGATTACATGCAGAACTGTTCGATTATCTGGCCGAAGATATCATTAAACACGAGAAGGTATTGGCCCGATTGCAAAAGGGAGAAAAAGGTCTTGCCGATGCCGATTATCGTCAAAAGCATCGAGAGTTGAAAAAAAAGATGGAGGTATTCACGAGCGATTTTCGTGAGTTCAAAAAAATGGTTTTCGGGTATGTAAAAGCCCTGTAGAATTGTACTAGTTGGCTATACGAAAGGTCCCAAAATAAAATCATATGCAACTTTTGATCTATACTGAAGAATATGAAATGGCCGACGGCATCGACCATTTTATGGATTTTTATTACGCTCTGGGTATGCGCTATTTGGCCAGTGACTTTCTACGTGAGGGGCTTTCGCCCCAGCATATTTCTGATGCGGTGATGCGGGCCATACGTTCGGGCAAGGCCTCAGGGCTTACCATACGTCAACATTTTATGCCTGTTTTCAGTAGCAGCGGTAAAGACGTAATCAGCGATTGCAAATTATCGCGATTGGGGTATGCACTGGTGCTTCTCAACGCCGATGTGACGTTCAGTGCTGCGGCCAATTGGCAGCGAAAAGTACTGGAACATTTTTTGGGGGAAGATTAGGGCCTGTTAACACTAAACGAAAATCATGGATTTTTTGATGATTTTTTCGGATTTTGAGGCTGTTTTTGGTAAGCATAGCGGGCTATGTATCCGAAAACGAACAAAGAAATACGGAAAAAGGGCGAAAAAGCCACTTTTGGGCTTAGTGTTAACAGGCCTTAGGTCATACATTGATGTGCAGCCCTATGGGGCAATGGTCGGAGCCGTGCACCTCTGAAAATATGTTGACCGATCGTACCTTTTTCATCAGTGACGGACTCACCAAAAAATAATCGATGCGCCAACCTACATTGCGCTCTCTGGCCTTGAACCGATAGCTCCAATAGGTATAGACCACTTCATCAGGGTGGAGCTTTCGAAAGGCATCGACAAAACCCGAAGCGATGAAATTGTCCATACCGTCAATCTCGATCTGGGTATAGCCCGCTGTTTTGTTGTAGTTAGCCTTGTCGTTCTTGAGATCGATGGGCCTGTGCGCCACATTGAAATCGCCGCAGGCGATCACAGGTTTCGTTGCTTCCAAATTCTTGAGATACTTCAATAGGTCGGCATCCCAGATTTTTCTATAATCCAAACGAACCAATTGTTGCCCTGAATTGGGCACATAGACATTGACAAGATAAAAATCATCAAATTCGGCGCACTGTACCCTTCCCTCTGAATCGTGCTTGGGAACGCCCATATCGTTTTTGACCCCTTGTGGTTCTTTTTTGCTCAAAAGTGCAGTGCCCGAGTACCCTTTTTTATCGGCCGAGTTATAGTGGATTTCGTAGCCCGTCATTGGTGACAGCACATTTTTCACCTCATCGTCCTGTGCCTTGGTCTCTTGCAGGCAAAGGATGTCTGGATCCAGTTTTTCGATGTTTTCAAAAAAATCCTTTTTGGCGACCGCCCTGATGCCGTTTACGTTCCAAGAGATGATCTTGAGGCCCATGTTCGCTTGTTTTTTGGTAAAGATAACCATTGTACAGTTTGACAGGATTTTCCTTCCCGATTACTTCGGGATTGCCCTTTCTATAAAGGGAGATTGAGAAAATCTTTATTCAATCCACCAAAGGCGGACAAGAGGAAAAGAATAAAGATTTTCTTTAGTTTTCAATCGCAATGTCAAAATGCACAATGGGTCAAAGACAGTTCTCGATTACCTTTTTGAAAAAAGCCTTTGCCAGATGGGCCTTTTATCATGATGCGCGATTACATATACTCGGTCAAAAATCGAAAAAATTCCTTTTTGAGATTTGCATAGATTTCACGCTGTGTTTCGATGCGGTTCCTGAATTCAAGATGCTTTTTCATCAAGGCAGTGTCCATGGCCTGTTGGCCCATTTTACTTTGACCAGCCATATTGGTCTCATGCTTTTCTATGGTCTCTTGAAGGTCATCGATGACCCCACCATGAAGAATAAACTCATTTTGAAAATGCTCAAGCCGAACAAGCA
This portion of the Flagellimonas lutaonensis genome encodes:
- a CDS encoding patatin-like phospholipase family protein — its product is MNTGLALSGGGFRGIAHIGAIKALEEHNIHPTYIAGTSAGAIVGALYAGGCHWEEILDFFKTVQLFRINNYALKKPGFVDTEKFYDRFLHYLPHDDFGQLKKPLFVTATNILNGNLQIFHSGELIRPVLASAAFPGVFAPVKIKEDYYVDGGVLNNFPVDVLKKHCDQIVGVYVNPFEKVQIEDLKHFYSVLERTFKIKAAKESLSKFDDCDLIICPKGLGKYGTFTTKDVDAIFNLGYEAAKKALETADTLQTS
- a CDS encoding mechanosensitive ion channel family protein, whose product is MDDIGVYLFGKESLLAFLIVPTLAVLAGILISWILLALLRFYQKKSPSVLKQQLLQRLKRPLFLLIPLLFLRPVISYFELGVFWQKLLEAFIIFGFAWILIGLVLAIEEVVKQKFEIDRAHVASERKALTQLRFLKSIAMVVIITIAVSVVLWNIPSARQVGNTILTSAGVAGIIVGVAAQKSISNLIVGFQMAFTQALKIDDEVVIEGEFGNVEDITLTYVVVRTWDWRRLVLPLNYFNDKPYVNWTFNSRPLIASVHLYVDYTLPVDELRAKLMDVLNADKRWDNNIADLEVTDTNNRTMQVRATFSVRNASDAWRLRCKVREVLVAFIKENYPGALPKLRRTDAS
- a CDS encoding PAS domain S-box protein; amino-acid sequence: MDTLNNLELFEALFEAAPEGILVLDDQGAVKRANATAEWVFGYTAEKIRQKNIDDLVPGLWAKIHKNQKGSNKDSALEKIENSTSTWGNKVDGSQFPLEVKWAFKTIDDKRFVLVFVRDITAEELMGRELRSKETKNKALLEAIPDMMFILNLKGDFIDVHIPEHNETFISGAGIIGTNIKKLFHPNLYRDLYDCFENTAKTKENQKAEFRVDKNGLKDYEIRFVPMNNHNIMGIVREITAAKQAENKLRQEKNKLQHYLDTAASMFVVINKDGTIELVNKKTCEVLGYEQEELIGKEWFKTCLPKDEQKPVRNVFERIIHGEIPLEEYYENHVITKQGKKPLIRWRNAILTDDSGQVAATLSSGIDITTQKQTEEELRASAAKNHALLEAIPDHILVVNAKGKYLDFYEPNDPGHVYLPKEQVVGRNMKDLLPQDLYVKLKRTIDQTLKTKENHKVEYALARNGELRQYETSIVYLQKDQVLAMARDITEKKKAAKDLNIRNRALDAAGNGILIVDAQKPDQPIIYCNDAFQKITGYSKDEVLGKNCRFLQNDDRDQEAVAIMQSAIAKGKGCQVELRNYKKDGTLFWNQLTITPVHDEAGKPTHFIGVQNDVTDRKQDEQLKDEVRQILELATKNKPLREIAIEIINGIETYVEECCASILLLKKESGTLHILMAPNVPKAFSEGIEGLEIGPKKGSCGTAAFLKKEIIVEDVANDPLWEAYKNLAQQSGIKACWSLPIYSSIGDVLGTFAVYGKRKGKPKKKELEIVKDMARLTGLAIEHHVVKQDLEISQKKLEEYANTLELKVSERTKELRETVKKLVEANLRSREQTALAKASEQKARTNYEIFSAIAKNFPKGIIIVFNANMEIVYIEGEELQRIDLKKADFEGKQIDDIDIFSERRMGRIKSDIEKTLSGKHLSFEIEFGTEIYAVNSAPMYAQKDAVWALFVYSNITEQKQVEIEIRNTLQKEKELSELKSRFVSMASHEFRTPLSAILSSAILIEKQNTPDKAEKRLKYIDQIKTNVRNLVVILNDFLSLGKLEEGKIISQPESFDLLLMTRSLVEEITADKKEVQQIVLHHQGNSTSVFLDPKLMRHILINLLSNAMKYSKENTTITLTIIWEDNTVSVRIKDEGMGIPKAEQEHLFERFFRARNAENIQGTGLGLHIVKQYTELMGGTVSFTSEEGKGTTFTLDFPIG
- a CDS encoding response regulator — its product is MKKILIIEDNTDVRENMADILELANYSIATAEDGEIGVAKARELHPDLIVCDIMMPKLDGYGVLEELNRHEDTAGTPFIFLTAKSEKTEVRKGMNLGADDYLTKPFEEHELLQAIECRIQKREFLRKQVRKDIEGIHRFLEDASDYLNIENISKTYHQKNYEKKEFLFMEGDAAHTLFFVQSGVVKTYKSTESGKELVTGLHKAGDFIGQLSLLSPDGKYLETATILEDAEIFGIPKQQFTQLIYGNKEVAQKFIGLISNNLIAVQEQLVDMAYASVRKRVAKALLTMQNKGIIKNGSDEGLDIPREDFAGMVGTATETAIRTLTDFREEGLIAMGKARRIILLNKEGLRHIADFG
- a CDS encoding DUF6327 family protein encodes the protein MADSTRYRSFDEIDKRLKILRLQREIDRENLKLHLAKAKARLLPLQVFVQTTGVLKNFMIALAAKKITHLFRKRRSAEALEE
- a CDS encoding YtxH domain-containing protein, which encodes MTSNTGSILLALLTGAAIGAGVGILYAPDEGKKTRRKIKRKVEDTTHEITERLSHAKEELTKTAAEKKDAFDRKLDEAISTMSYKADDIIASLERKLEDLKKKNAQLQK
- a CDS encoding BON domain-containing protein, which encodes MRTDAEIKRDILDELAWMPDIDETQIGVIVKDGVVTLNGITDKYYNKTAAERAAKSVRGVKGVAEDIQVISGDELKKTDQEIARAAINALEWNASVPTDNLMVEVEDGKITLSGTVPWAYQRKSAKRTVEHLLGVKGVLNLIQVSHKVSPSDVKQGIEKAFVRSAIIDAGNVEIEVANSTVRLTGSVHSLREKEEAEKAALKAPGVSDVDNRLSIDAKV
- the ligD gene encoding non-homologous end-joining DNA ligase — its product is MEKENPKITLTHGDKLLFPASGIPKSGIVGYYERIADYMLPYLKDRPLTMRRFTDGIDQEGFYQKNASDHFPNWIQTARVKKEDGWLNQVLCNNKETLAYLANQDVIEFHVTLGKVHRLDYPDKLVFDLDPPNGNFSLVIKAAKALHDLLEQKMGLHTFVMTTGSRGLHIAAPLDGTQNFDETREFAKRVADYLCRRNPKEFTTAIRKKDRKNRLFVDYLRNAYAQTAIAPFSVRALKGAPVATPLYWSELDNKKLNAQSFDINSIFQRLKKKGDPWSDFNAHAKSQKKSSEKLDDLLQEHVSVS